A single window of Tepidamorphus gemmatus DNA harbors:
- a CDS encoding thioredoxin domain-containing protein — translation MSSNRLAAATSPYLLQHANNPVHWREWGAEAFAEARALNKPVLLSVGYAACHWCHVMAHESFEDPDVAAVMNELFVPIKVDREERPDVDQLYMAALHHLGEQGGWPLTMFLTPDGAPFWGGTYFPKEPRWGRPGFVQVLNEVARIYRDEPGNVEANRQALTRRLTAPPKPSDSSLSPAIVPAVCERLLRLLDPVNGGLKGAPKFPQTPMLDLIWRAGLMTGDSRYLDAVEHTLERLCRGGIYDHIGGGFARYSVDERWLVPHFEKMLYDNAQLLDLLTTAWLRSGNDLFRQRIEETVDWLLRDMQTETGAFAASLDADSEGEEGRYYLWSLPELRDVLGPDADAFAAAYDITEAGNFEHRNIPNRLADPFPLAADREARFTRNRAALLARRSARVPPARDDKILADWNGLAIAALARAGLVFARRNWIDAARTAYRFISESMAPDRRLGHSYRAGRLVLPGFASDLAAMAHAALALAEAESTGDSDGRYLADARRWLDDLETWHLGPDGSYRLAAADAPDMIIRMRSGLDEATPNPNGLAATALIRLHNLTGERRFADRADRLIDAFAADAATNPLGHASLLNALALRTDGLQIVIVGDRNTPRFNELVTVARSVADPNRSLLLLDPTTPLPASHPARGKGTADAGATAYVCRGMVCSLPVTDPIRLAELLHRHPENDRPSTLKTS, via the coding sequence ATGTCTTCGAACCGGCTTGCCGCGGCCACCAGCCCCTATCTCCTCCAACACGCCAACAATCCGGTGCACTGGCGCGAATGGGGCGCGGAGGCCTTTGCCGAGGCGCGCGCGTTGAACAAGCCGGTGCTGCTGTCGGTGGGTTACGCCGCCTGTCACTGGTGCCACGTCATGGCGCATGAGAGCTTCGAGGATCCCGACGTCGCCGCCGTCATGAACGAGCTGTTCGTCCCGATCAAGGTGGACCGCGAGGAGCGGCCCGACGTCGATCAGCTCTACATGGCCGCGCTGCATCATCTCGGCGAACAGGGCGGCTGGCCGCTGACCATGTTCCTCACTCCCGACGGTGCCCCGTTCTGGGGCGGGACCTATTTTCCCAAGGAACCACGCTGGGGCCGACCCGGCTTCGTGCAGGTGCTGAACGAGGTCGCGCGCATCTATCGCGACGAACCCGGCAATGTCGAGGCCAACCGGCAGGCTCTCACCAGGCGTCTCACCGCCCCGCCCAAGCCGTCCGACTCCAGCCTGTCCCCAGCCATCGTTCCTGCCGTCTGCGAGCGCCTCCTCCGCCTCCTCGATCCCGTCAACGGCGGGCTCAAGGGGGCGCCGAAGTTCCCCCAGACACCCATGCTCGACCTGATCTGGCGCGCCGGGCTGATGACCGGCGACAGCCGCTACCTCGACGCCGTGGAGCATACGCTCGAGCGTCTGTGCCGGGGAGGGATCTACGACCATATCGGCGGCGGCTTCGCCCGCTATTCGGTCGACGAACGCTGGCTCGTGCCGCATTTCGAGAAGATGCTCTACGACAACGCGCAGCTGCTCGATCTCCTGACGACGGCCTGGCTACGTTCCGGCAACGATCTGTTCCGTCAGCGAATCGAGGAAACCGTGGATTGGCTCCTCCGCGACATGCAGACCGAGACCGGCGCCTTCGCGGCGAGCCTCGATGCGGATTCCGAAGGCGAGGAGGGACGCTACTATCTCTGGTCACTCCCCGAGCTCCGCGACGTTCTCGGCCCTGACGCCGATGCCTTCGCGGCCGCCTACGACATCACCGAGGCCGGCAATTTCGAGCATCGCAACATTCCCAACCGGCTCGCCGATCCCTTTCCGCTCGCTGCCGATCGCGAAGCCCGCTTTACCCGCAACCGCGCCGCGCTCCTCGCCCGTCGGTCTGCGCGCGTGCCACCAGCCCGCGACGACAAGATCCTCGCGGACTGGAACGGACTGGCGATCGCAGCCCTTGCCCGGGCCGGACTCGTCTTCGCCCGCCGAAACTGGATCGATGCCGCCCGGACCGCCTATCGTTTCATCAGCGAATCGATGGCTCCCGATCGCCGGCTCGGCCACAGCTATCGCGCCGGCCGCCTCGTCCTGCCCGGCTTCGCCTCCGACCTTGCGGCCATGGCGCACGCCGCCCTGGCGCTGGCGGAGGCCGAATCCACTGGCGACTCCGACGGCCGCTATCTCGCCGATGCACGACGCTGGCTCGACGATCTCGAGACCTGGCACCTCGGCCCGGACGGCAGCTACAGGCTTGCCGCCGCCGACGCGCCCGACATGATCATCAGGATGCGCTCCGGACTGGATGAGGCGACCCCCAATCCGAACGGCCTCGCCGCGACCGCCCTTATCCGGCTCCACAATCTGACCGGAGAACGCCGCTTCGCCGATCGCGCCGACCGTCTCATCGATGCCTTTGCCGCCGACGCTGCCACCAACCCGCTTGGCCATGCAAGTCTGCTGAACGCGCTCGCATTGCGCACGGACGGTCTGCAGATCGTCATCGTCGGCGACCGCAACACGCCACGGTTCAACGAGCTCGTAACCGTCGCACGCAGCGTTGCGGACCCGAATCGTTCGCTGCTGCTGCTCGATCCGACCACCCCGCTTCCCGCCTCGCATCCTGCCCGCGGCAAGGGGACAGCCGATGCCGGGGCGACGGCCTATGTCTGCCGCGGCATGGTCTGTTCGCTGCCCGTTACGGATCCGATTCGACTGGCCGAACTGCTCCATCGCCACCCTGAGAACGACAGACCATCGACCCTCAAGACCTCCTGA
- the rho gene encoding transcription termination factor Rho — MREMKLQELKAKTPSELLAFAEELEVENASALRKQELMFAILKQLAGRDVEIIGEGVVEVLQDGFGFLRSPDANYLPGPDDIYVSPSQIRRFSLRTGDTVEGMIRSPKDGERYFALLKVNTINFEDPEKTRHKIHFDNLTPLYPDERFRMEMDVPSGKDMSARVIDLVAPLGKGQRALIVAPPRTGKTVLLQNIAHSITSNHPECYLIVLLIDERPEEVTDMQRSVRGEVISSTFDEPASRHVQVAEMVIEKAKRLVEHGRDVVILLDSITRLGRAYNTVVPSSGKVLTGGVDANALQRPKRFFGAARNIEEGGSLTIIATALIDTGSRMDEVIFEEFKGTGNSELILDRKVADKRVFPAIDITRSGTRKEELLVPPDQLKKMYVLRRILSPMGTVDAIEFLIDKLKQTKTNQEFFDSMNT, encoded by the coding sequence ATGCGGGAAATGAAGCTTCAGGAACTCAAGGCGAAGACGCCGTCGGAACTGCTCGCCTTCGCAGAGGAGCTCGAGGTCGAGAACGCGAGCGCATTGCGCAAGCAGGAGCTGATGTTCGCCATCCTGAAGCAGCTGGCCGGTCGCGACGTCGAGATCATCGGCGAGGGCGTGGTCGAGGTGCTGCAGGACGGCTTCGGCTTCCTGCGCTCTCCGGACGCGAACTATCTGCCAGGGCCGGACGACATCTATGTGAGCCCCAGCCAGATCCGCCGCTTCTCGCTGCGCACCGGCGACACCGTCGAGGGCATGATCCGCAGCCCGAAGGATGGCGAGCGCTATTTCGCGCTGCTCAAGGTCAACACGATCAACTTCGAGGATCCGGAGAAGACCCGTCACAAGATCCATTTCGACAATCTGACGCCGCTTTATCCGGACGAGCGGTTCCGCATGGAGATGGACGTGCCGAGCGGCAAGGACATGTCGGCGCGGGTGATCGACCTGGTCGCGCCGCTCGGCAAGGGCCAGCGGGCGCTGATCGTGGCGCCGCCGCGGACCGGCAAGACGGTGCTCCTGCAGAATATCGCCCACTCGATCACCTCGAATCATCCCGAGTGCTACCTGATCGTCCTGTTGATCGACGAGCGGCCGGAAGAAGTGACCGACATGCAGCGGTCGGTGCGCGGGGAGGTGATCTCCTCGACGTTCGACGAACCGGCATCGCGGCATGTCCAGGTCGCCGAAATGGTGATCGAGAAGGCGAAACGCCTCGTCGAACACGGGCGCGATGTGGTCATCCTGCTCGATTCGATTACCCGTCTCGGCCGCGCCTACAACACGGTGGTGCCGTCCTCGGGCAAGGTGCTGACGGGCGGCGTCGATGCCAATGCATTGCAGCGGCCGAAGCGCTTCTTCGGTGCGGCACGCAACATCGAGGAGGGTGGCTCGCTGACGATCATCGCGACCGCACTGATCGACACCGGCAGCCGCATGGATGAGGTGATCTTCGAGGAGTTCAAGGGCACCGGGAACTCCGAGCTCATCCTCGACCGCAAGGTCGCCGACAAGCGTGTCTTCCCGGCGATCGACATCACCCGGTCGGGCACCCGCAAGGAGGAGCTGCTGGTTCCGCCCGATCAACTCAAGAAGATGTATGTGCTGCGCCGGATCCTCAGTCCGATGGGGACTGTCGATGCCATCGAGTTCCTGATCGACAAGCTGAAGCAGACGAAGACGAATCAGGAGTTCTTCGATTCGATGAACACCTGA
- a CDS encoding CopD family protein: MAGMLYLPRLFVYHCAAPPGSAQSETFKVMERRLLRAIINPAMVVTWAVGLWLAWEGGWFASGWFHAKFVLVLALSAVHGVLSAHVRAFAEDRNRRSQTFYRVLNEVPTLLMIGIVILVVVKPF, translated from the coding sequence ATGGCGGGGATGCTCTATCTGCCGCGGCTGTTCGTCTATCATTGTGCGGCACCGCCTGGCTCGGCGCAGTCGGAGACCTTCAAGGTGATGGAGCGCCGGTTGCTGCGGGCGATCATCAATCCGGCGATGGTTGTGACGTGGGCGGTGGGGCTGTGGCTCGCCTGGGAGGGAGGCTGGTTCGCCTCCGGCTGGTTCCATGCCAAGTTCGTCCTGGTGCTGGCCCTGTCGGCTGTGCACGGCGTGTTGTCCGCCCATGTGCGTGCGTTCGCCGAGGACCGCAACCGTCGCTCGCAGACGTTCTATCGCGTCCTCAACGAGGTGCCGACACTGCTGATGATCGGCATCGTCATTCTCGTGGTGGTGAAACCGTTCTGA
- the hemE gene encoding uroporphyrinogen decarboxylase, which produces MRVLAGEVLASPPVWLMRQAGRYLAEYREVRERFSSFLELCYSPEWACEVTLQPIRRFGFDAAILFSDILVVPDALGQSVRFVAGEGPRLEPIATSAQLNRLDPSRVEAHLAPVIETVERVRARLPSETTLLGFCGAPWTVATYMVAGQGTDDQRPARLMAYRDPQTFQRLIDILVEASARYLVAQLRAGADAVQIFDTWAGILTEEGFARWSIAPTRRIVDLVRAEFPAARIIGFPRGAGARAVAYVEGTGVDAIGLDWSMPLGFARDRLQPRVAVQGNLDPLALLAGGAAVDAAVDGILAALGGGRLIFNLGHGILPETPVEHVERMLARLRAVGR; this is translated from the coding sequence ATGCGGGTACTCGCCGGTGAGGTGCTGGCGAGCCCGCCGGTCTGGTTGATGCGCCAGGCAGGGCGCTATCTGGCGGAGTATCGCGAGGTTCGCGAGCGGTTCTCCTCGTTCCTCGAGCTGTGCTACAGCCCGGAATGGGCGTGTGAGGTGACGCTGCAGCCGATCCGGCGGTTCGGCTTCGACGCAGCGATCCTGTTCTCCGACATCCTTGTCGTGCCCGATGCACTCGGACAGTCGGTCCGGTTCGTCGCTGGCGAAGGGCCGCGGCTCGAGCCGATCGCGACATCCGCACAGCTTAACCGTCTCGATCCTTCCCGCGTCGAAGCGCATCTCGCGCCGGTGATAGAGACGGTCGAGCGCGTTCGCGCCCGTCTGCCCTCGGAAACGACATTGCTCGGCTTCTGCGGGGCACCGTGGACGGTTGCAACCTACATGGTCGCCGGGCAGGGCACGGATGATCAGCGACCGGCACGGCTGATGGCGTATCGGGATCCGCAGACCTTCCAGCGGCTGATCGACATCCTTGTCGAGGCGTCGGCCCGCTATCTCGTCGCCCAGCTGCGCGCGGGCGCGGATGCGGTGCAGATCTTCGATACCTGGGCGGGGATCCTCACCGAAGAGGGCTTTGCGCGGTGGTCGATCGCGCCGACGCGGCGGATCGTCGATCTGGTGCGCGCCGAATTTCCGGCGGCGCGCATCATCGGCTTTCCGAGAGGCGCGGGAGCCCGGGCCGTGGCCTATGTCGAGGGGACCGGGGTCGATGCAATCGGCCTCGACTGGTCGATGCCGCTCGGTTTTGCGCGGGATCGATTGCAACCGCGTGTCGCGGTTCAGGGGAATCTCGATCCGTTGGCACTGTTGGCCGGGGGCGCCGCGGTGGATGCGGCCGTTGACGGGATACTCGCGGCGCTCGGGGGCGGCCGGCTGATCTTCAATCTCGGTCACGGCATCCTGCCCGAAACGCCTGTGGAGCATGTCGAGCGGATGTTGGCGAGGCTGAGGGCTGTCGGCAGATGA
- a CDS encoding pyruvate, water dikinase regulatory protein gives MPHRVQSYVHLHLVSDATGETLIAVARAAAAQYASVRAIEHVYPLVRAPKQLDRVIAEIEAAPGIVLYTLINPELSERLEAKCQEFGAPCVSVLAPVLGVFRSYLGTESTPRIGGQHVLNAEYFRRIDALNYTLLHDDGQMTEDLEDADVVLIGVSRTSKTPTSIYLANRGIKTANIPLVPGIPLPGNLETLNRPLVVGLVASPERIVQIRQNRLLSLNASDDSAYVDRAAVAEEIAQTRRLCARHGWPTIDVTRRSIEETAAAILALIQERRHV, from the coding sequence ATGCCGCACCGTGTGCAAAGCTATGTCCACCTGCATCTGGTGTCGGATGCAACCGGCGAGACGCTGATCGCTGTGGCGCGCGCGGCCGCCGCGCAATATGCCTCCGTCCGCGCCATCGAACATGTCTATCCGCTGGTGCGGGCGCCCAAGCAGCTCGACCGTGTCATTGCCGAGATCGAGGCGGCGCCCGGCATCGTGCTCTACACCCTGATCAATCCCGAGCTCAGTGAGCGGCTGGAAGCCAAGTGCCAGGAATTCGGCGCTCCCTGCGTGTCGGTGCTCGCGCCGGTGCTCGGGGTGTTCCGATCCTATCTCGGTACCGAATCGACGCCCCGCATCGGCGGCCAGCATGTCCTGAACGCGGAATATTTCCGCCGTATCGACGCGCTCAACTACACGCTGCTGCACGATGATGGCCAGATGACCGAGGATCTGGAGGACGCCGACGTCGTGCTCATCGGCGTCAGCCGCACCTCGAAGACGCCGACCAGCATCTATCTCGCCAATCGCGGCATCAAGACCGCCAACATTCCCCTCGTTCCGGGTATTCCGTTGCCAGGCAATCTCGAAACGCTGAACAGGCCGCTGGTCGTCGGCCTCGTCGCAAGTCCGGAACGGATCGTGCAGATCCGTCAGAACCGGCTCCTGTCGCTGAACGCCAGCGACGATTCGGCCTATGTCGACCGCGCCGCCGTCGCCGAGGAGATCGCCCAGACCCGACGCCTGTGCGCCCGCCATGGCTGGCCGACGATTGACGTCACCCGCCGATCAATCGAGGAAACCGCCGCTGCCATACTGGCCCTGATACAGGAACGCCGCCATGTCTGA
- a CDS encoding Maf family protein, with product MSDATPSPFCREPIVLASASAARIAMLRAAGLAITAIPSGLDERAMIAAMAGDQGALPPADVAAVLAEAKAQTVSASHRGRIVIGADQTLDLDGELFVKAESRDELIRNLQRLRGRMHALHSAVAVARDGETLWSLTETAWMTMRMFSPEFLGRYVTAAGPAALASVGGYQIEGPGVQLFDRIDGDWFVILGLPLRPLLTELRRLGVLET from the coding sequence ATGTCTGATGCCACGCCGTCCCCGTTCTGCCGCGAGCCGATCGTGCTCGCGTCCGCCAGCGCGGCGCGGATCGCCATGCTGCGCGCCGCGGGCCTCGCCATCACGGCCATTCCCTCCGGACTCGATGAACGCGCGATGATTGCGGCGATGGCCGGTGATCAGGGCGCCCTGCCACCCGCCGATGTCGCGGCAGTGCTCGCCGAGGCCAAGGCGCAGACCGTCTCGGCCTCGCATCGCGGACGGATCGTCATCGGCGCAGACCAGACGCTCGACCTTGATGGCGAACTGTTCGTCAAGGCCGAAAGTCGCGACGAGCTGATCCGCAACCTGCAGCGGTTGCGTGGCCGGATGCACGCCCTGCATTCGGCGGTCGCGGTGGCCCGGGACGGCGAGACCCTGTGGTCGCTTACCGAGACCGCCTGGATGACCATGCGGATGTTTTCGCCGGAGTTTCTCGGCCGCTATGTCACCGCCGCCGGCCCGGCTGCCCTCGCCAGCGTCGGCGGTTACCAGATCGAGGGGCCGGGCGTGCAGCTGTTCGACCGCATCGACGGCGACTGGTTCGTGATCCTTGGCCTGCCGCTGCGCCCGCTCCTGACCGAGCTGCGCCGTCTCGGCGTGCTGGAGACGTGA
- a CDS encoding shikimate dehydrogenase: MMPLKRACVVGWPAKHSRSPLIHRHWLAEHGIAGDYQIEEIGPDDFPTFIRSLADHGYVGCNVTVPHKLAAAAAMSRLDAAAAALDAVNTVWYDGNELCGDNTDVHGFLANLDDAAPGWDARLEKAVVLGAGGAARAVVLALIRRGARRIEIVNRSPARADDLAAAWSDRAHALPWSDLPEALDGAALLVNTTSLGMAGMPPLAIDLSPLPGDAVVNDIVYVPLETGLLAAARRRGLHVVDGLGMLLHQAVPGFERWFGIRPAVTPALRMLVEQSIGGQ, from the coding sequence ATGATGCCGCTCAAACGTGCCTGTGTCGTCGGCTGGCCGGCCAAGCATTCCCGCTCGCCGCTGATCCATCGTCATTGGCTTGCCGAGCACGGAATTGCCGGCGACTACCAGATCGAGGAGATCGGCCCGGACGACTTTCCCACTTTCATACGGTCGCTGGCGGACCACGGCTATGTCGGCTGCAACGTCACCGTTCCGCACAAGCTGGCGGCTGCCGCCGCCATGTCGCGGCTTGATGCCGCCGCAGCTGCCCTCGATGCCGTCAACACCGTCTGGTACGACGGCAACGAGCTGTGCGGCGACAATACCGACGTGCACGGCTTTCTCGCCAATCTCGACGACGCGGCGCCTGGCTGGGATGCGAGGCTCGAGAAGGCCGTCGTCCTTGGAGCCGGCGGCGCGGCGCGCGCCGTGGTCCTCGCGCTGATCCGGCGTGGCGCGCGCCGCATCGAAATCGTCAACCGCTCGCCTGCCCGCGCCGACGATCTCGCTGCGGCATGGTCCGACCGCGCACATGCCCTGCCTTGGTCCGACCTGCCCGAGGCACTGGACGGCGCCGCGCTCCTCGTCAATACCACCTCGCTCGGCATGGCGGGCATGCCGCCGCTCGCCATCGACCTGTCGCCACTGCCCGGCGATGCGGTCGTCAACGATATCGTCTACGTTCCGCTCGAGACGGGTCTTCTTGCCGCGGCACGCCGGCGCGGCCTGCACGTGGTCGATGGTCTCGGCATGCTGCTGCATCAGGCCGTGCCCGGCTTCGAACGCTGGTTCGGTATCCGGCCGGCGGTGACGCCGGCCCTGCGCATGCTCGTTGAGCAGAGCATCGGAGGCCAGTGA
- the coaE gene encoding dephospho-CoA kinase (Dephospho-CoA kinase (CoaE) performs the final step in coenzyme A biosynthesis.) yields MFLIGLTGSIGMGKSATGRMFASRGIPVHDADAQVHELYQAEAVAPIREAFPAAVVETGVDRERLSQIVVGDRAALRRLEAIVHPLVRARERRFLDRCFAAGHRHVVLEVPLLFETGGDRRVDAVVVTSAPADVQRRRVLARGGMTEAKLEAILARQLPDRDKRRRAHFIVDTGRSFAFAEKQVDDILRAIAACPGNAYRRGAPISDG; encoded by the coding sequence ATGTTCCTGATCGGTCTCACCGGATCGATCGGCATGGGCAAGTCCGCCACCGGCCGGATGTTCGCATCCCGCGGCATTCCGGTGCACGACGCCGACGCGCAGGTGCACGAGCTCTATCAGGCCGAAGCCGTGGCGCCGATCCGCGAGGCCTTTCCCGCCGCTGTGGTGGAAACGGGCGTCGATCGCGAGCGTCTGTCGCAGATTGTCGTCGGCGATCGTGCCGCGCTGCGGCGGCTCGAGGCGATCGTTCATCCGCTGGTGCGGGCGCGTGAGCGCCGGTTTCTCGACCGCTGCTTTGCAGCGGGGCACCGCCATGTTGTGCTCGAGGTGCCGCTGCTGTTCGAGACCGGCGGCGACCGGCGTGTCGATGCCGTCGTCGTCACCTCGGCCCCCGCGGACGTGCAGCGCCGCCGTGTCCTGGCGCGCGGCGGGATGACCGAGGCGAAGCTCGAGGCGATTCTCGCCCGGCAACTGCCCGACCGCGACAAGCGCCGCCGCGCGCATTTCATTGTCGATACCGGCCGCAGCTTCGCCTTCGCGGAGAAACAGGTGGACGACATCCTGCGCGCCATTGCAGCCTGCCCCGGCAATGCCTATCGAAGGGGGGCGCCGATCAGCGACGGGTGA
- the dnaQ gene encoding DNA polymerase III subunit epsilon — protein sequence MREIVLDTETTGLDPRNGDRIVEIGGVELLNHIPTGRTIHLYINPERDMPAEAFAVHGLSTEFLADKPRFADVAATLLDFIADARLVIHNASFDLAFLNAELSRCGLPPIPFERAVDTLMLARRRNPGAPNSLDALCQRYGIDNSRREKHGALLDSELLAEVYIELLGGRQARLELVETEQAGAMAAAMVRPRPQPLPPRITAAEIEAHAAFVSSLGGEAIWLRYRTADLKPEGGGDL from the coding sequence ATGCGCGAGATCGTGCTGGATACCGAAACGACGGGGCTCGATCCCCGCAATGGCGACCGCATCGTCGAGATCGGTGGCGTCGAGCTGCTCAACCACATCCCCACCGGTCGCACCATCCATCTCTACATCAACCCCGAGCGCGACATGCCCGCCGAAGCCTTCGCCGTGCACGGGCTCTCGACGGAATTCCTGGCCGACAAGCCGCGCTTCGCCGATGTCGCGGCGACGCTTCTCGATTTCATTGCCGACGCCAGGCTGGTCATCCACAATGCCAGCTTCGACCTGGCTTTCCTGAACGCCGAGCTGAGCCGCTGCGGCCTGCCGCCGATCCCGTTCGAGCGGGCGGTCGATACGCTGATGCTCGCCAGGCGTCGCAATCCGGGCGCACCGAACAGCCTCGACGCGCTCTGTCAGCGCTACGGGATCGACAATTCGCGGCGCGAGAAGCACGGCGCGCTGCTCGATTCCGAACTGCTCGCGGAGGTCTATATCGAGCTGCTCGGCGGCCGCCAGGCGCGGCTCGAACTGGTCGAGACGGAACAGGCCGGAGCAATGGCCGCCGCGATGGTCAGGCCGCGGCCTCAACCGCTGCCGCCGCGCATCACGGCGGCGGAGATCGAGGCGCACGCGGCGTTCGTGTCGAGCCTCGGCGGCGAGGCGATCTGGCTGCGCTACCGGACGGCAGACCTGAAACCCGAAGGCGGCGGCGATCTCTGA
- the secB gene encoding protein-export chaperone SecB: MANENGNGNAAAAQAQAAQAGPSLDVLAQYIKDLSFENPKAPGSMTDQRPKQPSINFNVQVNAQPVGDLGVEVELKLEARAVEADAVIFNLELVYAGVFRIRNVPQEQLHPFILIECPRLLFPFARQIVAETISSGGFPPVMLGMIDFAHLYRQRAAQQAANA, encoded by the coding sequence ATGGCGAACGAAAACGGCAACGGCAACGCGGCGGCGGCACAGGCGCAGGCTGCGCAGGCCGGTCCGAGCCTCGATGTCCTCGCACAGTACATCAAGGACCTGTCCTTCGAGAACCCGAAGGCGCCCGGGTCGATGACCGACCAGCGGCCGAAGCAGCCCAGCATCAACTTCAACGTCCAGGTCAATGCCCAGCCGGTCGGCGATCTCGGCGTCGAGGTCGAGCTGAAGCTCGAGGCGCGCGCGGTCGAGGCAGATGCGGTAATCTTCAACCTGGAACTCGTCTATGCCGGCGTGTTCCGTATCCGCAACGTGCCACAGGAACAGCTGCATCCGTTCATCCTGATCGAATGCCCGCGCCTTCTCTTCCCGTTCGCGCGGCAGATCGTCGCCGAGACGATCTCCTCGGGCGGTTTCCCGCCGGTCATGCTCGGCATGATCGACTTCGCCCACCTCTACCGCCAGCGCGCCGCCCAGCAGGCCGCCAACGCCTGA
- a CDS encoding FxsA family protein, protein MSAMPLVLLSLFIALPLCEIALFILVGGQIGVLATIAIVVLTAIAGATLVRRQGLATLQRARADFDAGRIPAGPMAEGLAILFAGVLLLTPGFLTDAIGFALLIPALRARLVTAVGGWLVRHAIVIGPDGMMQRAADRRSGARYGPDIIELDACEIDDTDRTGAGNGQPRAPSPWRERKG, encoded by the coding sequence ATGTCCGCCATGCCGCTTGTGCTGCTCAGCCTGTTCATTGCGTTGCCGCTCTGCGAGATCGCCCTGTTCATCCTGGTGGGCGGCCAGATCGGCGTGCTGGCGACGATCGCCATCGTCGTGCTCACCGCGATCGCGGGCGCCACACTTGTCCGTCGACAGGGACTCGCGACGCTGCAGCGGGCGCGCGCCGACTTCGACGCCGGGCGCATACCCGCCGGCCCGATGGCGGAGGGGCTGGCGATCCTGTTCGCCGGCGTATTGCTGCTGACGCCTGGCTTCCTCACCGATGCAATCGGCTTCGCGCTGCTGATCCCCGCGCTGAGAGCGCGCCTCGTCACCGCAGTCGGTGGGTGGCTGGTACGGCATGCCATCGTCATCGGCCCGGACGGCATGATGCAGCGGGCTGCCGACCGCCGGAGCGGCGCACGCTACGGACCTGACATCATCGAGCTCGACGCCTGCGAGATCGACGACACGGACCGGACCGGCGCGGGCAACGGCCAGCCGCGGGCGCCCTCGCCCTGGCGCGAACGGAAGGGCTGA
- a CDS encoding Tim44/TimA family putative adaptor protein, producing MNGFFDFYTILFLVLAVVIFLRLRSVLGRRTGSERPPFDPYSPSKPNGAASDKVIALPQRDSADAPPASEPEPDFSEIAKADSDLGKALAALRAADRSFDPKRFIEGAKLAYEMIVTAFAEGDRKTLKNLLSREVYDGFVAAIADRESRGETVTSNFVAIDKAEITEAALRGRTAQITVRFVSQLITATRDKDGTVIQGDPNAVAEVTDIWTFARDVGSRDPNWKLVATESAE from the coding sequence ATGAACGGCTTTTTCGATTTCTACACGATCCTCTTCCTGGTGCTCGCCGTGGTCATCTTCCTGCGGCTGCGCAGCGTGCTGGGCCGTCGCACCGGCAGCGAACGGCCGCCATTCGACCCGTATTCGCCGTCGAAACCGAACGGTGCCGCCTCCGACAAGGTGATCGCGCTGCCGCAGCGCGATTCCGCCGACGCGCCGCCGGCTTCCGAACCGGAGCCCGACTTCTCCGAGATCGCCAAGGCAGATTCCGATCTCGGCAAGGCCCTCGCTGCCCTGCGCGCGGCCGACCGCAGCTTCGATCCGAAGCGGTTCATCGAAGGTGCCAAGCTTGCTTACGAGATGATCGTCACGGCCTTTGCCGAGGGCGATCGCAAGACGCTGAAGAACCTGTTGAGCCGCGAGGTCTATGACGGCTTTGTCGCTGCGATCGCCGATCGCGAATCGCGCGGCGAGACGGTCACCTCGAACTTCGTCGCCATCGACAAGGCCGAGATCACCGAAGCGGCGCTGCGCGGCCGTACCGCCCAGATTACGGTGCGCTTCGTCTCGCAGCTGATCACCGCGACCCGGGACAAGGACGGCACCGTCATTCAAGGCGACCCGAATGCCGTTGCGGAGGTTACCGACATCTGGACATTCGCCCGCGACGTCGGGTCGCGGGATCCCAACTGGAAGCTTGTTGCCACAGAGTCGGCCGAATAG